The following proteins are co-located in the Eleginops maclovinus isolate JMC-PN-2008 ecotype Puerto Natales chromosome 1, JC_Emac_rtc_rv5, whole genome shotgun sequence genome:
- the rgs19 gene encoding LOW QUALITY PROTEIN: regulator of G-protein signaling 19 (The sequence of the model RefSeq protein was modified relative to this genomic sequence to represent the inferred CDS: deleted 1 base in 1 codon), with the protein MCLRKRSGYRPPDLINAKIYTGPIPAERGGELAMGGGRSETSALSGTGGGRAMTTTQNSQKPNACCFCWCCCCSCSWNEEERRRRRRRLSQDTKMETIQNCESCTKPSMEEIRLWSQSFDKLMRNPAGRNVFREFLRTEYSEDNMLFWLACEDLKQEIDKNDIEEKARSIYEDYISILSPKEVSLDARVREMINRKRQNPTPHVFEDAQLQIYTLMHRDSYPRFLSSSIYRSLVQGGSRTSSES; encoded by the exons ATGTGCCTCCGAAAGCGCAGCGGATACCGCCCTCCGGACCTTATTAATGCCAAGATT taCACTGGTCCGATCCCGGCCGAGCGAGGGGGCGAGCTGGCCATGGGGGGGGGTCGCAGCGAGACCTCAGCACTGAGCGGGACGGGAGGGGGGCGGGCCATGACCACTACCCAGAATTCCCAAAAGCCAAACGCCTGCTGCttctgctggtgctgctgctgcagctgctcatg GAATGAAGAGgagagacggaggaggaggaggagattaTCACAGGACACCAAGATGGAAACCATACAAAACTGTGAATCTTG CACCAAACCCTCAATGGAAGAGATCCGGCTGTGGTCTCAGTCCTTCGACAAGCTGATGAGGAACCCAGCGGGTCGAAATGTTTTCCGGGAGTTCCTGCGGACA GAGTACAGCGAGGACAACATGCTGTTCTGGCTGGCCTGCGAAGACCTCAAGCAGGAGATCGACAAGAACGACATCGAGGAGAAAGCCCGATCCATCTACGAGGACTACATTTCCATACTGTCACCGAAAGAG GTGAGCCTGGATGCCCGGGTTCGAGAGATGATCAACAGAAAGAGGCAGAACCCGACGCCTCACGTGTTCGAAGACGCCCAGCTACAGATCTACACGCTGATGCACAGGGACTCCTACCCACGATTCCTCTCCTCCAGCATCTACAGGTCGCTCGTTCAAGGCGGGTCACGTACCTCCTCCGAGTCCTAG